The following proteins are encoded in a genomic region of Toxotes jaculatrix isolate fToxJac2 chromosome 3, fToxJac2.pri, whole genome shotgun sequence:
- the LOC121179061 gene encoding uncharacterized protein LOC121179061, translating into MTSMFLYMLIFMAYHSSRWIPRNERLKFQIVNAVFVAVVLGSQFYVLARPKSSRYCRQPLLNNLSASIALSFIASGFSVIFTVLDPVPQSLWASYHVFGLLSCGQGLCTAILTLTAAACAKTTPELYYMSLILTVATIFSTGIYMVRGGLWLSNRLPVTDPSRNNEQ; encoded by the exons ATGACATCCATGTTTCTCTACATGCTCATCTTCATGGCATATCATAGCAGCAGATGGATACCAAGGAATGAGAGGTTAAAATT TCAGATAGTGAATGCAGTGTTCGTGGCAGTTGTTCTGGGTTCTCAGTTCTACGTCCTGGCAAG GCCAAAATCCTCCAGATACTGCAGGCAGCCTCTTCTGAACAACCTGTCAGCCTCCATTGCCTTGTCGTTCATAGCTTCAG GTTTTTCAGTGATATTCACAGTGTTAGACCCAGTTCCCCAGAGCTTGTGGGCTTCCTATCATGTGTTTGGGCTGCTATCATGTGGACAAGGACTATGTACTGCCATCCTgactctgacagcagcagcatgt gccAAAACAACCCCAGAGCTGTACTACATGTCTCTGATTCTAACAGTGGCCACTATTTTCAGTACAG GTATTTACATGGTGAGAGGAGGACTCTGGCTGTCTAACAGGCTGCCTGTGACGGACCCGAGCAGAAACAATGAGCAGTAA
- the rbp7b gene encoding retinoid-binding protein 7, whose product MPVDFSGTWDIVSNDNFEGYMIVLGIDFATRKVASMLKPQKVIKQDGDCFTIKTFTTFKNYECSFKVGEEFNEVTKGMDNRSCQSVVSWENDKLVCVQKGIKKNRGWKHWIQGDELHLELTCEDQVCKQVYKRAQ is encoded by the exons ATGCCTGTTGACTTCAGTGGGACATGGGACATTGTCAGCAATGACAATTTTGAGGGATACATGATTGTACTTG GCATTGATTTTGCAACACGCAAGGTTGCCTCAATGTTGAAGCCTCAGAAGGTGATTAAGCAAGATGGAGACTGTTTCACAATCAAGACGTTTACTACCTTCAAAAACTATGAGTGTTCATTCAAAGTTGGAGAAGAGTTCAATGAGGTGACAAAAGGAATGGACAACCGCTCATGCCAG TCTGTGGTCAGCTGGGAAAATGACAAGCTGGTGTGTGTTCAGAAAGGAATAAAGAAGAACAGAGGGTGGAAACACTGGATTCAGGGAGACGAGCTTCATTTG gaACTTACCTGTGAGGACCAAGTCTGCAAGCAAGTTTACAAAAGGGCTCAGTGA